A region of Desulfobacterales bacterium DNA encodes the following proteins:
- a CDS encoding serine/threonine-protein kinase — protein MKMRQVILFLLLGIGGAGAIFFNGYMEHDVVVMETGAVLSVNRTWDSGNVIFYQIDSDTFVANKDEIDYYGRPNLNAIIKHAKFEISRQFRNSNDDFKNFADDTSHSFSQKSFWVIAILASTFGCIMILMVIHLILNNRQHGGTPEPPARIKRQTRAAEDIPDHETAVEITRSDILKYFLNLFRLQIGADPGAPMKIKSLSDNAAGPNTVYELQIKHRGDWMRRRMSIGPLGEDVGSKSKCYYVIYDVHLVLKIPAKPISEFDHYIESIKKEGEIVDKLAPKECIIPRVSVLLSLIHKLPNSSHLSAEKLEDKYVAWLRANTAYQKNLKIKNTFVFFMDFSQYYFLGHIVDDLHNVKDAIAEEVIENAETIFDNQKFRGRYGKHKESIGLEVRQVYDKGQEAIRQFLTDSGVSADISLFRIQSWFLTHLAGKAVSSKESGLSENLVHELNLLIELNFSKNMDAVTAYRDIITAYTHRIRFEQNKPQMASIITNLLDLLAWLRTKKIAMRDLKPDNLLVAGNPSKYPLFLMNADEYELGIIDVETAVDFEPRKDRKIKQPLLGGTPFYATPSHFFSNMVLHKSFHDLNKILHLQDWYATLVMIFKTVTGELMFQNTARLFADIRNKIKFGQMQGMLEKEIVADVSRAFWRSALLEFRTKINQQESMLKSIVFTIPETAKHMFRDVLHQDLKATAEKIKLCVSNQTVFESPQSQKRLIGSSPAKIEQLRVEFENKVKSMGHAAKDNASAVVFLKYLCTLKLHAEQQKQLVKRLKQPSSKLTAYTLLAFMFNNLYKSMFREEWWVKPGAEDKMSDADVDEATLEATI, from the coding sequence ATGAAAATGCGTCAGGTGATATTATTTCTTTTGCTGGGCATCGGCGGTGCCGGCGCTATTTTTTTTAACGGCTACATGGAACATGATGTGGTCGTCATGGAAACCGGTGCCGTGCTCAGCGTAAACAGAACCTGGGACTCGGGCAATGTCATTTTTTATCAGATTGACAGCGACACCTTTGTCGCCAACAAAGATGAAATTGACTATTACGGCAGACCGAATTTAAACGCCATCATTAAACACGCTAAATTTGAAATATCCCGCCAATTCCGCAACAGCAATGATGATTTCAAAAATTTTGCCGACGATACCAGCCATTCCTTCAGTCAAAAATCTTTCTGGGTAATTGCCATTCTGGCAAGCACGTTTGGCTGCATCATGATCCTGATGGTGATTCATTTGATTCTTAACAATCGCCAACACGGAGGCACACCTGAACCACCTGCCAGAATTAAGCGACAAACGCGGGCGGCGGAAGACATACCGGATCATGAAACTGCCGTTGAAATCACGCGATCCGATATTCTGAAATACTTTTTGAACTTGTTCCGGCTCCAGATTGGGGCTGATCCCGGCGCCCCCATGAAAATCAAATCGCTGTCAGACAATGCTGCGGGGCCCAATACGGTCTATGAATTGCAGATCAAACATCGCGGTGATTGGATGCGACGCCGCATGAGTATCGGGCCGCTGGGTGAAGATGTCGGCAGTAAAAGCAAATGTTATTATGTCATCTATGATGTTCATCTGGTGCTGAAGATACCGGCAAAACCGATCTCTGAATTTGATCATTATATTGAAAGTATCAAAAAGGAAGGCGAAATCGTTGACAAACTGGCCCCTAAAGAATGCATCATCCCGCGGGTGTCCGTCTTGTTGAGTTTAATTCACAAACTGCCCAACAGCAGTCATTTATCAGCAGAAAAACTCGAGGATAAATATGTCGCCTGGTTGCGTGCCAACACCGCTTACCAGAAGAATCTTAAAATAAAAAACACCTTTGTCTTTTTCATGGATTTTTCACAATACTATTTTCTGGGCCACATCGTTGATGATCTGCACAATGTCAAAGATGCCATCGCCGAGGAAGTTATTGAGAACGCGGAGACTATCTTTGACAACCAGAAGTTCCGTGGTCGCTATGGCAAGCACAAAGAATCCATTGGCCTTGAGGTTCGACAGGTGTATGATAAGGGCCAGGAAGCCATTCGTCAGTTCCTGACAGATTCTGGTGTGTCAGCGGACATATCGCTGTTTCGCATACAAAGCTGGTTTCTGACACATCTGGCCGGCAAGGCGGTGTCCAGCAAAGAAAGTGGCCTGTCCGAAAACCTGGTGCACGAATTGAATTTGCTCATAGAGCTTAATTTTAGCAAGAATATGGATGCGGTTACGGCCTATCGCGATATCATTACCGCTTACACCCATCGAATCCGATTTGAACAGAACAAACCCCAAATGGCCAGTATCATCACAAATCTGCTGGACCTGCTGGCCTGGTTGCGCACCAAGAAAATCGCTATGCGCGATCTGAAACCCGATAACCTGCTGGTCGCCGGCAACCCCTCAAAATACCCGTTATTTTTAATGAATGCCGATGAATATGAGCTGGGCATCATTGATGTTGAGACGGCCGTAGATTTTGAACCCAGAAAGGATCGCAAGATCAAACAACCGCTGCTCGGAGGTACGCCTTTTTATGCAACCCCATCTCATTTTTTCAGCAACATGGTCCTGCACAAGTCATTTCATGATTTAAACAAGATATTGCATCTGCAGGATTGGTACGCCACGCTGGTGATGATCTTTAAGACCGTTACCGGTGAATTGATGTTCCAGAACACCGCCCGTTTGTTTGCTGATATTCGCAACAAAATAAAATTCGGGCAAATGCAAGGCATGCTTGAAAAAGAAATCGTTGCCGACGTTAGCCGCGCATTCTGGCGCAGTGCGTTGCTGGAGTTTCGGACCAAAATTAATCAACAGGAAAGCATGCTGAAATCGATTGTTTTTACTATTCCGGAAACCGCCAAACACATGTTTCGCGATGTGCTGCATCAGGATCTCAAAGCCACGGCAGAAAAGATAAAACTTTGTGTCAGCAACCAGACCGTTTTTGAGAGCCCCCAAAGCCAGAAACGTCTGATCGGCTCCAGCCCCGCAAAAATCGAACAGCTGCGCGTGGAATTTGAAAACAAAGTTAAATCCATGGGCCATGCCGCCAAGGACAATGCCAGCGCGGTTGTGTTTCTTAAATACCTGTGCACCCTCAAGCTGCATGCTGAGCAACAGAAACAATTAGTAAAAAGGCTTAAACAGCCGAGTTCGAAATTAACGGCTTACACCCTGCTGGCGTTTATGTTCAATAATCTTTACAAATCCATGTTTCGCGAAGAATGGTGGGTAAAACCGGGTGCAGAGGACAAAATGTCCGATGCAGATGTTGATGAAGCAACACTCGAGGCAACCATTTAA
- a CDS encoding polymer-forming cytoskeletal protein: MQKEKTADSTSLVSKDVRIEGEIEGPENLHVEGYIKGAIALSGDIFVGNTGIVEADVEAKNIVIQGKVNGNITALKQLEIHPSGRLIGDCMATSIDIKEGAVFEGRSSMMKKKAASVPPQTKTSGSPGK; this comes from the coding sequence ATGCAAAAAGAAAAGACTGCGGACTCCACCTCTCTGGTCAGCAAAGATGTACGAATTGAAGGAGAGATTGAAGGACCTGAAAACTTGCATGTGGAAGGTTATATTAAAGGCGCAATTGCGCTCTCAGGTGACATATTTGTCGGCAATACGGGCATCGTTGAGGCCGATGTGGAGGCCAAAAACATCGTTATCCAGGGTAAGGTCAACGGCAACATCACAGCGCTCAAGCAATTGGAAATTCATCCTTCCGGCAGACTCATCGGTGATTGTATGGCAACCTCGATTGACATCAAAGAAGGCGCGGTGTTTGAAGGACGTTCAAGCATGATGAAAAAAAAGGCGGCTTCTGTGCCACCACAAACCAAAACCAGCGGCAGTCCCGGCAAATAG
- a CDS encoding Mut7-C RNAse domain-containing protein gives MIPRFAAEKTLGKLTKWLRMLGFDTVYESAPAGDKFIDTLEKDRILLTRTRKMRNQFADRKLIFIESDHFEQQLRQVFHELGLTAKQTRPFTRCLQCNVLIVSVAKTELWGRVPDFIYETQEQFNQCPQCERIYWPGSHTRRSLETIRQLLATERS, from the coding sequence ATGATCCCTCGCTTTGCAGCTGAAAAAACACTCGGCAAACTGACCAAATGGTTGCGCATGCTGGGCTTTGATACCGTGTATGAATCTGCACCGGCGGGGGATAAATTCATCGACACGCTGGAAAAGGATCGTATCCTGCTGACCCGCACCCGTAAAATGCGCAATCAATTCGCAGATCGCAAACTGATTTTCATTGAATCAGACCACTTTGAGCAGCAACTCAGGCAAGTTTTCCATGAGCTGGGTTTGACGGCAAAGCAAACACGGCCATTTACAAGATGTCTGCAGTGCAATGTGCTGATTGTATCTGTTGCCAAGACCGAGCTGTGGGGCCGCGTGCCGGATTTTATTTATGAAACCCAAGAGCAATTTAATCAATGCCCCCAATGCGAACGCATTTACTGGCCCGGTAGCCACACCCGCAGAAGTCTTGAAACAATACGTCAACTTTTAGCGACCGAGCGATCCTAA
- a CDS encoding polymer-forming cytoskeletal protein, with amino-acid sequence MPFFGKKKKEIKPESVQKVLTQNETSYFGKNLKIKGRVSGNGNIIIMGGFDGEFDLRGRVKIAQPAKIKGEIKADVISVNGHVQGKLAARQRLHLDQTARIEGQLTAPKLSIAEGASFDGEVTMSGRVHKPSKPQTVNTAKASQKQKVTETS; translated from the coding sequence ATGCCTTTCTTTGGAAAGAAGAAAAAGGAAATCAAACCCGAAAGCGTCCAAAAGGTTTTAACGCAGAACGAAACCTCTTATTTTGGCAAAAATTTGAAGATTAAAGGCCGTGTCAGCGGTAATGGCAACATCATTATTATGGGCGGTTTCGACGGGGAATTCGATCTGCGCGGTCGCGTTAAAATTGCGCAGCCAGCTAAGATCAAAGGCGAAATCAAAGCAGATGTCATATCTGTCAACGGGCATGTGCAGGGGAAGTTGGCTGCTAGGCAGCGCCTGCATCTGGACCAAACTGCTCGTATTGAGGGGCAGTTGACCGCGCCCAAATTATCGATTGCTGAAGGTGCTTCATTTGACGGTGAAGTTACCATGAGCGGTCGTGTTCACAAGCCATCCAAACCACAAACGGTGAATACAGCAAAAGCATCCCAAAAGCAGAAAGTAACCGAAACCAGTTAA
- a CDS encoding MaoC family dehydratase: MSEIRQKTIQGLQVGDTFTVSRQFTKADMKAFADITRDYNAVHFDSRFAKAKKFCGRICHGLLVGSLLTEIGGQIGWLASLMNFKFRQPVYFEDTITCKLTITQIDARRRAKAKALFYNPDDNLVLEAELEGILPDKTERQILADMVAAGDPTNKLR; encoded by the coding sequence ATGTCAGAAATCCGACAAAAAACGATTCAGGGCCTGCAGGTGGGAGACACATTTACCGTTTCCCGTCAATTTACCAAAGCAGATATGAAAGCATTTGCTGACATTACACGCGACTATAATGCCGTTCATTTTGATTCGCGGTTTGCAAAAGCCAAAAAATTTTGCGGTCGCATCTGCCATGGATTGCTGGTGGGCAGTCTGTTAACTGAAATCGGCGGACAAATCGGCTGGCTGGCTTCGCTGATGAACTTTAAATTCAGGCAACCGGTATATTTTGAGGACACCATTACCTGCAAACTGACCATCACCCAGATTGACGCCCGCCGCCGCGCCAAAGCAAAGGCGCTTTTTTATAATCCGGATGATAATCTGGTTCTGGAAGCTGAATTAGAGGGTATTTTGCCGGATAAAACCGAGCGCCAGATACTGGCTGACATGGTCGCCGCAGGTGATCCCACCAATAAACTGCGATAA
- a CDS encoding ARMT1-like domain-containing protein, translating into MMTHPDCIPCFVRQTLETIKLTSNDPVLHKKALREILSLLSQMDVEKEPVIMGREIQRLAQRLSGNPDPYRDLKQQFNQMALDLYPRLKERVADAENPFEVAARLALAGNMIDFGTGLMLNPAEVTTTIEMALSADLKGDIASLHEALNAARSILYLGDNCGEIVFDRLFIEQFFLERVTYVVRAAPIINDVTFEDARSTGMTNQVPVIDNGSDAPGTLLAECSAEFKKAFDKAGLIIAKGQGNYETLHGIDRPIFFMLKVKCPVVAQHIGDAIGSYVIRPNRTLRKKLSNAM; encoded by the coding sequence ATGATGACGCATCCCGACTGTATCCCTTGTTTTGTCCGTCAGACATTGGAAACCATCAAATTGACATCGAATGATCCCGTTTTGCATAAAAAAGCCCTGCGGGAAATTTTGTCACTTCTCAGTCAGATGGATGTTGAAAAAGAACCCGTCATCATGGGGCGTGAGATTCAGCGTCTCGCCCAGCGCTTGAGTGGCAATCCAGATCCCTACCGGGACCTCAAACAGCAATTCAATCAAATGGCACTTGATCTTTACCCCCGGCTAAAAGAGCGTGTCGCTGATGCTGAGAATCCTTTTGAAGTTGCTGCCCGTCTGGCCCTGGCCGGTAATATGATCGATTTTGGAACCGGTCTGATGCTGAATCCCGCTGAGGTCACCACAACCATCGAAATGGCTTTGTCAGCAGATTTGAAAGGGGACATTGCGTCTTTACATGAGGCGCTTAACGCAGCGCGTTCGATTTTGTATCTGGGGGACAATTGTGGAGAAATCGTTTTCGACCGTTTATTTATCGAACAATTCTTCCTCGAACGGGTTACCTATGTGGTCAGGGCCGCACCGATCATCAATGATGTGACCTTCGAGGATGCTCGCTCGACCGGTATGACCAATCAGGTGCCGGTCATCGATAACGGCTCAGACGCCCCGGGTACTCTGCTGGCAGAGTGTTCAGCGGAATTTAAAAAGGCTTTTGATAAAGCAGGCTTAATCATTGCCAAAGGGCAGGGTAACTACGAAACATTGCATGGCATCGACCGACCGATATTTTTTATGCTCAAGGTCAAATGCCCGGTGGTTGCACAGCATATCGGAGATGCAATCGGCAGTTATGTGATCAGACCCAACCGCACGCTGCGCAAGAAATTAAGTAATGCCATGTGA
- a CDS encoding DnaJ domain-containing protein, producing MSDDLIVGIGWQSILAVLPLSRTTKSIQSIRSRWLIMWKLILLILAGLYTLNPFDIVPDLIVGWGWLDDIIIWVLLWRFLVAGQKKLARDQRFYDHRHSGFNGGDRAGDSGQHQSGSHDANTDHTPAWDPHRVLGVAPDASIEEIKRAYRKLANKYHPDKLEHLGDDFKTLAENRFKEIQQAYQELTAKRG from the coding sequence GTGAGCGACGATTTAATTGTGGGAATCGGCTGGCAATCTATCCTGGCGGTATTACCTTTAAGCCGGACGACCAAATCCATTCAATCGATACGAAGTCGATGGTTGATAATGTGGAAACTGATTCTATTGATACTGGCCGGGCTATACACCCTCAATCCGTTTGATATTGTACCGGATTTGATTGTTGGCTGGGGCTGGCTGGACGATATCATTATCTGGGTGCTGTTGTGGCGTTTTCTAGTCGCCGGCCAAAAAAAGCTCGCTCGCGACCAGCGCTTCTACGATCATCGCCACAGTGGCTTCAATGGCGGCGATAGGGCAGGTGATTCTGGCCAGCACCAGTCCGGTTCACATGATGCCAACACTGACCATACCCCTGCATGGGATCCGCACCGCGTTTTAGGGGTAGCGCCCGACGCCTCCATAGAGGAAATCAAGCGCGCTTACCGCAAACTTGCAAATAAATACCATCCGGACAAACTCGAACATCTGGGTGATGATTTTAAAACCCTTGCCGAAAACCGCTTTAAAGAAATTCAGCAAGCCTACCAGGAGTTGACGGCCAAGAGGGGGTAA
- a CDS encoding ATP-grasp domain-containing protein: MPKKVIALEARLKNCKNVRTLGVRSNFSDYSPQEAALIREAKKIYYPTPFYADLFDSIGKATFPSYHTYKCVQDKIKQTALFQLLDVPHPRTRVFYGKRQKKSIPHHFTFPFIAKVPRGSALGRGVYLIHNDADLRDYLEQVSPAYVQEYLPIDRDIRVVVIGSHIVHAYWRIAPPNEFRSNLALGGRISLESIPKGALDLALRVARACRWDDVGIDICEHNDQFYILEANMKYGREGFREAGLDYHRLMETMIANEEI, encoded by the coding sequence ATGCCAAAAAAAGTTATCGCCCTCGAGGCACGATTAAAAAACTGTAAGAATGTTCGCACGTTAGGGGTACGATCAAATTTTTCCGATTACAGCCCGCAGGAAGCCGCCCTTATCCGAGAGGCCAAAAAAATCTATTACCCGACCCCATTTTATGCCGACTTATTCGATAGCATCGGCAAAGCGACATTTCCAAGCTATCATACCTACAAATGCGTCCAGGATAAAATTAAACAAACGGCATTATTCCAACTGCTGGATGTGCCACACCCGCGCACGCGCGTATTTTACGGAAAGCGCCAGAAAAAATCGATACCCCATCATTTCACCTTTCCGTTTATTGCAAAAGTTCCGCGGGGCTCTGCCCTTGGGCGCGGTGTTTACCTGATCCACAACGATGCAGATCTTCGCGACTACCTTGAACAAGTGAGCCCCGCCTACGTCCAGGAATATCTGCCCATTGATCGCGATATTCGTGTTGTGGTCATTGGCAGCCACATTGTGCACGCTTACTGGCGTATCGCACCGCCAAATGAATTTCGCAGCAATCTGGCACTTGGCGGCCGAATCAGTCTGGAGTCCATTCCCAAAGGAGCCCTGGATTTGGCGCTGCGCGTGGCCCGGGCCTGTCGCTGGGACGATGTGGGCATTGATATCTGTGAACACAACGACCAGTTTTACATTTTGGAAGCCAATATGAAATATGGTAGAGAGGGCTTCAGGGAAGCAG
- a CDS encoding protein-L-isoaspartate(D-aspartate) O-methyltransferase, whose product MKKFIICLTGFTLIAAGGYADRISETHEIKQARLQMVKKTIQDRGISDNQVLAAIQTVPRHRFVPEKLQSVAYDDRPLPIGEGQTISQPYVVALMTEILALDRDQRVLEIGTGSGYQAAVLGEISDFVHTIEIKQKLYKQASNTLKSLGYKKIKTRHSDGYFGWPEAAPFDAIMITAAIDHIPPPLLKQLKDGGRLTLPLGNPFSYQNLVLVTKKGDDLMVQQITGVLFVPMTGHALKEPAP is encoded by the coding sequence ATGAAAAAATTCATCATATGCCTAACGGGATTTACCCTCATCGCTGCTGGCGGATATGCCGATCGGATTTCTGAGACTCACGAAATTAAACAAGCCAGACTGCAGATGGTCAAAAAGACCATCCAAGACCGAGGCATTTCCGATAACCAGGTCCTGGCAGCCATACAAACTGTCCCGCGTCATCGTTTTGTGCCGGAAAAACTCCAATCTGTGGCCTATGATGATCGGCCGTTGCCCATAGGTGAGGGACAGACGATCTCCCAGCCTTATGTGGTAGCGCTGATGACAGAAATTTTAGCGCTAGACCGAGATCAGCGCGTGCTTGAAATCGGTACCGGTTCCGGTTATCAAGCAGCCGTCCTGGGTGAAATAAGCGATTTTGTTCACACCATAGAAATTAAGCAAAAACTTTATAAACAAGCAAGTAATACGCTGAAATCACTTGGATATAAAAAAATAAAAACCCGACATAGTGATGGGTATTTTGGCTGGCCGGAAGCGGCCCCCTTTGATGCCATCATGATCACCGCAGCCATCGATCATATTCCGCCGCCGTTGCTCAAGCAACTCAAAGACGGTGGCCGGCTGACATTGCCTTTGGGCAATCCGTTTAGCTATCAAAATCTGGTTCTGGTCACCAAAAAAGGCGACGATCTGATGGTCCAGCAAATTACCGGTGTTTTATTTGTGCCCATGACCGGACATGCCTTAAAAGAACCCGCACCCTGA
- a CDS encoding peptidase MA family metallohydrolase, whose product MTGRFILSILILVLSAAELRAVEPSVVESPELIIYYDAGLEPSAQQVVGLYTDAKKELQSLLQWPLEFRPTLVLINDRQKFQQMAGHALVVAYALPAENVMVVDYTRMATAPFNLRATIQHELCHLMLHHAISAERLPRWLDEGVCQWASDGLADIIMDPQRALLPAAILSGRYFKFASLDQRFPPDNNSLILAYEQSKSMVEYISRTYGPEGVLDLLALLRQGATLGSAVEARFGMSFDELETQWRDQQKKNTNWFTYLSIHLYEILFVSAALLTILAYVRRALRRKTYDDEENKSDHQPYS is encoded by the coding sequence ATGACCGGTCGATTCATCTTATCCATTCTAATATTGGTATTGAGTGCAGCTGAGCTGCGAGCCGTCGAGCCATCTGTTGTCGAATCTCCGGAGCTGATAATTTATTATGACGCAGGTCTTGAACCTTCGGCGCAGCAAGTTGTGGGGCTGTATACCGATGCCAAAAAGGAGCTGCAGAGCCTTTTGCAATGGCCGCTGGAATTTCGGCCAACCCTTGTGCTGATCAATGACCGGCAAAAGTTTCAGCAAATGGCCGGTCATGCGCTCGTTGTTGCCTATGCGCTGCCAGCTGAAAATGTGATGGTGGTCGATTACACCCGCATGGCGACTGCCCCCTTTAACCTGCGGGCAACCATCCAGCACGAGCTATGCCATTTGATGCTTCACCATGCCATCAGCGCTGAGCGACTTCCCCGCTGGTTGGACGAGGGTGTTTGCCAGTGGGCCAGCGACGGTCTGGCCGATATCATCATGGACCCGCAAAGGGCGCTGTTACCGGCTGCCATCCTGTCAGGTCGATATTTTAAATTTGCCAGCTTAGATCAACGTTTCCCGCCAGATAATAATTCACTGATCTTGGCCTATGAACAAAGCAAAAGTATGGTGGAATATATCAGTCGCACCTATGGCCCAGAAGGTGTGCTGGATCTTTTGGCACTGCTGCGTCAGGGCGCAACCCTTGGTTCTGCAGTTGAGGCGCGCTTCGGGATGTCATTTGACGAGCTCGAAACTCAGTGGCGGGATCAGCAGAAAAAAAATACCAACTGGTTTACCTATCTTTCCATTCACCTGTATGAGATCTTGTTTGTTTCAGCCGCCCTGCTGACAATCCTGGCATACGTTCGACGGGCGCTGCGCAGAAAGACCTATGACGATGAGGAAAATAAATCAGATCATCAGCCTTATTCATGA
- the amrA gene encoding AmmeMemoRadiSam system protein A, which translates to MKSHSDSHNLSPQQGQLLVKLARQTLSEHFAKKASQQDIDALESALKDSCFQTKSGTFVTLTLNQQLRGCIGSLTSNEPINAGVRRNAINAAFHDPRFAPLSAVDFEKVEIEVSILSEPQPLHYSDSTDLLNKLRPNVDGVILSKDHASATFLPQVWQQLPQAADFLCHLCTKAGLASDAWKTTRLDISVYQVQYFHE; encoded by the coding sequence ATGAAAAGCCATTCAGACAGCCATAATTTAAGCCCCCAACAAGGGCAATTGCTGGTTAAACTGGCCCGTCAGACCCTATCCGAGCATTTTGCCAAAAAGGCATCGCAACAGGATATCGATGCCCTCGAAAGCGCCCTGAAGGATTCTTGCTTTCAGACGAAAAGCGGGACCTTTGTCACCCTAACTCTCAACCAACAACTTCGCGGATGCATCGGCAGCCTCACTTCCAACGAACCCATAAATGCCGGCGTGCGCCGCAATGCGATTAATGCGGCTTTTCATGACCCCCGTTTTGCACCTCTAAGCGCTGTTGATTTTGAAAAGGTTGAAATTGAAGTCAGTATTCTTTCCGAACCCCAGCCCCTTCATTACAGTGATAGCACTGACCTGCTAAATAAGCTGCGTCCTAATGTGGATGGGGTTATCCTTAGTAAAGACCATGCCAGTGCCACCTTCTTGCCACAGGTCTGGCAACAACTTCCGCAAGCAGCTGATTTTCTCTGCCACCTGTGCACCAAAGCCGGCCTGGCGTCAGATGCCTGGAAAACCACTCGTCTCGACATCTCTGTCTATCAGGTGCAATATTTTCATGAATAA